Proteins encoded together in one Pseudomonas sp. ADAK13 window:
- a CDS encoding acyl-CoA dehydrogenase family protein, translating into MTEHHVINPLSTGVDYQALAERFRPIFQRIAEGAVEREHTRALPHEPIQWLKQAGFGAVRVPVEYGGGGASLPQLFELLIELAEADSNVPQALRGHFAFAEDRLNAAPGAARDIWFKRFVDGDIVGCAWTEIGSVAIGDVVTKVSPDGDKWKLNGEKFYSTGSLFSDWIDVYAQRSDTGGDVIAATRTRQPGVVQSDDWDGFGQRTTGSGTSRFTDAVVEAENVIDFATRFKYQTAFYQLVLLATLAGIGRAALKDVAHQVRSRKRIYSHGNAAHVSQDAQIQQVVGEVAALVYAAEASALKATLPAQQAYVARFGGDDAVEREANVAAEIESATAQVVVSELIQRATTELFNALGASDVRQGKALDRHWRNARTVSSHNPVIYKARIVGDWVINGTEPPFVWQIGNGPAR; encoded by the coding sequence ATGACCGAACATCACGTGATCAATCCGCTGTCCACCGGCGTCGATTATCAAGCCTTGGCCGAGCGCTTCCGGCCGATTTTCCAGCGCATCGCCGAGGGTGCCGTAGAGCGCGAACACACCCGCGCCCTGCCCCATGAGCCCATCCAGTGGCTCAAGCAAGCAGGCTTCGGTGCCGTGCGTGTGCCGGTGGAATACGGTGGCGGCGGCGCCTCGCTGCCGCAGTTGTTTGAACTGCTGATCGAGCTGGCCGAAGCCGACTCCAACGTGCCCCAGGCCCTGCGCGGGCATTTCGCGTTTGCCGAAGACCGCCTGAACGCCGCCCCCGGCGCAGCGCGGGACATCTGGTTCAAGCGCTTTGTCGACGGCGACATCGTCGGCTGTGCCTGGACCGAAATCGGCAGCGTGGCCATCGGCGACGTCGTCACCAAGGTCAGTCCGGACGGCGATAAATGGAAACTCAACGGTGAAAAGTTCTACAGCACCGGCAGCCTGTTTTCCGACTGGATCGACGTGTACGCCCAACGCAGCGACACCGGTGGCGACGTGATTGCTGCCACCCGCACCCGTCAGCCTGGCGTGGTGCAAAGTGATGACTGGGACGGCTTTGGCCAACGCACCACCGGCAGCGGCACCTCACGCTTTACCGATGCGGTCGTGGAGGCTGAAAACGTCATCGACTTTGCCACCCGCTTCAAATACCAGACCGCGTTCTACCAACTGGTGCTGCTCGCCACCCTGGCCGGCATCGGCCGCGCGGCCCTCAAGGATGTGGCGCATCAGGTACGCAGCCGCAAGCGTATCTACAGCCACGGCAACGCGGCCCATGTGAGCCAGGATGCGCAGATTCAGCAGGTGGTGGGTGAAGTCGCGGCGCTGGTGTATGCCGCCGAAGCCAGTGCACTGAAGGCTACCCTCCCGGCGCAACAGGCTTACGTGGCAAGGTTCGGCGGGGATGACGCGGTGGAGCGCGAAGCCAATGTGGCCGCTGAAATCGAATCAGCCACGGCGCAGGTGGTGGTCTCGGAACTGATCCAGCGCGCCACCACTGAACTGTTCAACGCGCTGGGCGCCTCAGATGTGCGCCAGGGCAAAGCCCTCGACCGGCACTGGCGCAACGCCCGCACGGTGTCGTCCCACAACCCGGTGATCTACAAGGCGCGAATCGTTGGCGACTGGGTGATCAACGGCACCGAGCCGCCGTTTGTGTGGCAGATCGGCAATGGCCCGGCGCGTTAA
- the sfnG gene encoding dimethylsulfone monooxygenase SfnG, which translates to MSQQAVKFAYWVPNVSGGLVVSKIEQRTHWGIDYNRKLAQLAEEAGFEYALTQIRFTAGYGAEYQHESVAFSHALLAATTKLKVIAAILPGPWQPALAAKQLATIDQLTNGRVAVNIVSGWFKGEFQAIGEHWLEHDERYRRSEEFIRALKGIWTQDNFTFKGDFYRFNNYSLKPKPLGEPHPEIFQGGSSRAARDMAARVSDWYFTNGNTPEGIKAQVDDIRAKAAANNHSVKVGVNAFVIARDTEEEARAVLAQIIEQADPEAVNAFGDAAKQAGKASPEGEGNWAKSTFEDLVQYNDGFKTNLIGTPQQIAERIVALKAVGVDLVLAGFLHFQEEVEYFGQRVLPLVRELEAKAGIRQVA; encoded by the coding sequence ATGAGTCAGCAAGCCGTCAAATTTGCCTACTGGGTGCCCAACGTCAGCGGAGGGCTGGTGGTCAGCAAGATCGAACAGCGCACCCATTGGGGCATCGACTACAACCGCAAGCTGGCGCAACTGGCCGAAGAAGCCGGCTTTGAATACGCCCTCACGCAGATTCGTTTCACTGCCGGTTACGGCGCCGAATACCAGCATGAGTCCGTCGCGTTCAGCCATGCGTTGCTGGCGGCCACCACCAAACTCAAGGTGATTGCGGCGATCCTGCCTGGGCCATGGCAACCGGCCCTGGCGGCCAAGCAATTGGCAACCATCGACCAACTCACCAATGGCCGCGTTGCGGTGAATATCGTCAGCGGCTGGTTCAAGGGCGAGTTCCAGGCCATCGGCGAACACTGGCTGGAGCACGACGAGCGTTATCGGCGTTCTGAGGAATTCATCCGCGCCCTGAAAGGCATCTGGACCCAGGACAATTTCACCTTCAAGGGCGACTTCTACCGCTTCAACAACTACAGCCTCAAACCGAAACCTCTGGGCGAACCGCACCCGGAAATCTTCCAGGGCGGCAGTTCGCGGGCGGCGCGGGACATGGCGGCGCGGGTATCGGATTGGTACTTCACCAATGGCAACACCCCGGAAGGCATCAAGGCCCAGGTCGATGATATTCGTGCCAAGGCGGCGGCCAACAATCACTCGGTGAAAGTCGGCGTCAATGCGTTTGTGATCGCCCGCGACACCGAGGAAGAAGCCCGCGCCGTGCTCGCGCAAATCATCGAGCAGGCCGACCCGGAAGCCGTGAATGCGTTTGGCGACGCGGCGAAACAGGCAGGCAAGGCTTCACCGGAAGGCGAGGGCAACTGGGCCAAGTCCACCTTTGAAGACCTGGTGCAATACAACGACGGCTTCAAGACCAACCTGATCGGCACCCCGCAACAGATCGCCGAGCGCATCGTCGCCTTGAAGGCCGTGGGCGTGGACCTGGTACTGGCCGGCTTCCTGCACTTCCAGGAAGAAGTCGAGTACTTCGGCCAGCGCGTGCTGCCGCTGGTGCGCGAACTGGAAGCCAAGGCCGGGATCAGGCAAGTCGCCTGA